A region from the Tachyglossus aculeatus isolate mTacAcu1 chromosome Y4, mTacAcu1.pri, whole genome shotgun sequence genome encodes:
- the CY4H1orf56 gene encoding protein MENT, with translation MAPPPLLLLLLLVPGWAGSEPHRHPTIPPAWRAEAPDPVEEDAEAVADRLAAPAAAELLSVSQASANANASPAGAPAAPRPPPPPPPPAPPALELRLQLHPWGAWQCHCASGFMSRSRRVSLAPPTDVHVRPGALAHLRTERRPCTYQQCPGCSVAQAQCPQGAAQARGQGQGEAPPPWEPHPHPLAVEEAAAFWRRVRGSLEDVWAQLAALLGAGDGGTPQCPSPPPSLQA, from the exons ATGGCCCctccgccgctgctgctgctgctgctgctggtcccGGGCTGGGCGGGGTCCGAGCCCCACCGCCACCCGACGATCCCCCCGGCGTGGCGGGCCGAGGCGCCCGACCCCGTCGAGGAGGACGCCGAGGCCGTGGCCGACCGCCTGGCCGCGCCCGCCGCCGCCGAGCTGCTGTCCGTGTCGCAGGCCAGCGCCAACGCCAACGCCTCGCCCGCCGgggccccggccgccccccggccgccgccgccgccgccgccgccggctccGCCCGCCCTGGAGCTGCGGCTGCAGCTGCACCCGTGGGGCGCGTGGCAGTGTCACTGCGCGTCGGGCTTCATGAGCCGCTCCCGCCGGGTGTCGCTGGCCCCGCCCACCGACGTGCACGTGCGGCCCGGGGCCCTGGCGCACCTGCGCACTGAGCGCCGGCCCTGCACCTACCAACAGTGCCCCGGCTGCAGCGTCGCGCAGGCGCAGTGCCCGCAGGGCGCCGCGCAGGcgcgggggcaggggcagggcgaggccccgcccccgtgggagccccacccccaccccctggcgGTGGAGGAGGCCGCCGCCTTCTGGAGGCGCGTGCGCGGCAGCCTCGAGGACGTCTGGGCGCAGCTCGCCGCCCTCCTGGGCGCCGGGGACGGCGGGACCCCG CAgtgcccatcccctcctccctctctacaGGCCTAA
- the CDC42SE1 gene encoding CDC42 small effector protein 1: MSDFWHKLGCCVVEKPQPKKKRRRIDRTMIGEPMNFVHLTHIGSGDMGAGDGLSMTGVVQEQMRSKGNRDRPWSSSRGL, translated from the exons ATGAGTGACTTCTGGCACAAGCTGGGCTGCTGCGTGGTGGAGAAGCCCCAGCCA AAAAAGAAGCGGAGACGGATCGACCGGACGATGATCGGCGAGCCCATGAACTTCGTCCACCTGACTCACATCGGCTCGGGGGACATGGGGGCCGGGGACGGGCTCTCCATG aCTGGCGTGGTGCAGGAGCAGATGCGATCCAAGGGGAATCGTGATCGGCCGTGGAGCAGCTCCCGGGGCTTGTAG